The nucleotide window AAAGGACTGGTTCATCGAAATGCCAGTAGAAGCAAAAAAAGATGAGTGGGGTTTAGCTGCTCCCATATCACCTGGCCCCCTAACACCCATGAAGGGAAAGGATGTGTTTGAGGATATCCCCAAATGGGAAGGGAAACAATTTGATTCTCCTATGCCAAGTCCCTTTCAGGCTGGAAGCTTCACTCTTCCTTTAGAtgtcataaagaatgaaatagttGCAGAAGCATCACCCTTTGCCCCTGCCCTATTGCAGCCAGATGACAAGAAATCTCTGGAAGAAACCAGTGGCCCAGTGACTGCCAAAGATAGTTCTAAAGCTGAAGAGCCTCATAAGGATAAACCTGACAAAATGGCAGAAGCACCAGCCTCAGAAGCAATCACCTTACCCAAAGATGCCCACATTCCAACTGTGGAAGAATATGTCCCAGAGAAAGTattaggagaagaaaaaggggcgATAAAGCAAGAGAGTGTGCAGAAAACAGAGATCTCAACCCTCAGTGGACAGGAAGCTACACTTACTGAAAAGGAGTCTCAGCTAAAGCTTGAAGAAAAAACGACCATCTCTGACAAAGAAGCCATGCCAAAAGAGAGTGAGCCCCCCAAactgacagatgaagaaacaggcatAATTCAGCCCTCCGTGGAGCACACCCTCTCGAAAGAAGAACAGAAAGGCCAAGACACTACCAGAGATACACTAAAACAGGACTCATTCCCTGTAAGTTTGGAGCAAACAGTTACAGATTCAGCCATGACCTCCAAGACACTGGAGAAAGTCATGACCGAACCAGCTGCAGTAAGTGAACAGAGTGCAACCCAGGACCTTTTTCAAGAAAAAGTTGCTGATAAAGATCATAAGGTTGAAGGGGTTGGGGCTGAAACGTCAGCTGAGCTTGACATGCCATTTTATGAAGATAAGTCAGGAATGTCCAAGTACTTTGAAACATCTGCCTTGAAAGAAGAAGTGACAAAAAGCATCCAGCCAGGCAGTGATTACTATGAACTAAGTGACACAAGAGAAAGTGCCCAAGAGCCTTTTGATACCGTATCTCCTGCATATAAAAACGGTGACAAGGGACTTCAGGCCGGTAAAGAACCCCAGCCCAGTGCTCCAGCACAAGAAGCAGGGTATAGCACTCTTGCACAGAGTTATCCATCTGAGGTGCCTGAAGAACCCAGTTCTCCTCAAGAAAGAATGTTTACTATTGATCCAAAAGTGTATGGGGAGAAAAGGGATCTCCACAGTAAGAATAAGGACGACTTGACATTAAGCAGGAGTTTAGGACTTGGTGGAAGGTCTGCAATAGAACAAAGAAGCATGTCAATCAATTTGCCCATGTCTTGCCTGGATTCCATAGCCCTTGGATTTAACTTTGGTCGGGGACATGATCTTTCTCCTCTGGCTTCTGATATTCTAACGAACACTAGCGGAAGTATGGACGAAGGGGATGATTACCTTCCAGCCACAACCCCTGCACTTGAGAAAGCCCCATGTTTCCCAGTAGagagcaaagaggaagaagaacagaTAGAGGGAGAAAAAGCTACCGGAGAGGAAAATGCTCAAGTTGAGACATCGTGTGAGTCACCTTTCCTAGCCAAAGATTATTACAAAAATGGCACTGTCATGGCCCCTGACCTGCCTGAAATGCTAGACCTGGCAGGCACAAGGTCAAGATTAGCCTCTGTGAGTGCAGATGCTGAAGTTGCCAGGAGGAAATCAGTCCCATCAGAGACTGTGGTTGAGGAGAGTAGTGCCGGCTTGCCCCCTGTCACTGATGAAAACCATGTCGTTGTTAAAACAGACAGTCAGCTGGAAGACCTGGGTTACtgtgtgttcaataaatacactGTCCCACTGCCATCACCTGTTCAAGACAGTGAGAATCTGTCAGGGGAGAGTGGTTCCTTTTACGAAGGCACTGATGATAAAATGCGAAGAGATCTAGCCACAGACCTTTCGTTGATTGAAGTAAAATTGGCAGCTGCCGGCAGAGTCAAAGATGAGTTTGGTGCTGAGAAAGAAGTATCCCCACATATCCCTGGTGACAAATCAGTACTGGGTAGGGAGTTTGATCAGGAGAGGAAAGCTAATGATAAGCTGGATACTGTACTAGAAAAGAGCGAAGAACATGCTGATGCAAAAGAACATGCCAAGGCAACGGAAGAGGCCAGTGATAAAGTCGAAACATTTGGATTAGGAGTAACCTACGAACACCCTTCGACCAAAGAACTGCCCGTATCAAAAGACACATCACCTCCTGCGGCTGAGAAAGCTGAGACAGGTCTTAGTTCAGTCCCAGAGATAGCTGAGGTGGAACCATCCAAAAAAGCTGAACCAGAACTGGATGTCATTGCACAGAAAGCTGACCAGGGTCAATTAGATGTTAAAATCAGTGACTTTGGACAGATGGCTGCAGGACTGACCATAGATGCTGGAAAAGCAACAGAACTTCAACTCGAAGCTACACAAGATCTCACCCCCTCATCTGCAGTACCTCAGGAGGGAGATATGTTTCTGAGTGTTGATCCTGGCCACATGAAAGAAGGCACTAAAACCAGTGAGACAGAAATCAAGGAGAAGGTGGCCAAGCCTGACTTGGTGCACCAGGAGGCTGTGGACAAAGAAGAGTCCTACGAGTCCAGTGGTGAGCATGAGAGCCTCACCATGGAGTCTTTGAAAGCTGATGAGGGCAAGAAGGAAACATCCCCAGAATCCTCTCTAATTCAGGATGAGATTGCCATCAAGTTGTCAGTGGAAATACCTTGTGCACCTGCTGTTTCAGAGGCTGATTTAGCCCCAGATGAGAGAGCTGATGTCCAGATGGAATTTATTCAGCAgccaaaagaagaaagcaaagaggccCCAGATATATCTGTCACTCCCTCCGATGTCACTGAGCCATTACCTAAAGCCATCGGGGCTGAACCAGCAGAGGTTCAGAGTGAAGAAGAAGAGATAGAAGCCCGGGGAGAATATGATAAACTGCTCTTCCGCTCAGACACCCTTCAGATTACCGACCTGGGAATCGCAGGTGTCCGGGAGGAATTTGTGGAGACCTGCCCCGGTGAGCACAAAGGAGTCATCGAGTCCGTGGTAACCATCGAGGATGATTTTATCACTGTAGTGCAAACCACAACTGAAGAAGGGGAGTCAGGTTCCCACAGTGTGCGTTTTGCAGCCCTAGAGCAGCCTGAGGTGGAGAGGAGACCGTCCCCCCACGCCGAAGAAGAGCTCGAAGTAGAAGAGGCAGCCGAAGCCCAGGCAGAACCCAAGGATGGCTCCCCGGAGGCTCCAGCTTCCCCTGAGAGAGAAGAGGTTGCCCTCTCAGAATATAAGACGGAAACCTATGACGATTACAAAGACGAAACCACCATTGATGATTCCATCATGGATGCTGACAGCCTCTGGGTGGACACTCAaggtgtgcattttttttttaaattttctacttcCAAATAAAATCCCATAACCTAATGGATTTTTtcgattttaaacattttttaaaatgtccctttatctcgattttgcattttgttaaatatatgaaggattttgtacatttgttactaatgttttcattgttgttgttgttgttgtcatggTTTGCTTTGATCCACAGATGATGATAGGAGCATCATGACAGAACAGTTAGAAACTATTCCTAAAGAGGAGAAAGCTGAAAAGGAAGCTCGGAGACCATCTCTTgagaaacatagaaaagaaaagccttttaaaaCCGGGAGAGGCAGAATTTCCACTCCTGaaagaaaaatagctaaaaaGGAACCTAGCACAGTCTCCAGAGAtg belongs to Felis catus isolate Fca126 chromosome C1, F.catus_Fca126_mat1.0, whole genome shotgun sequence and includes:
- the MAP2 gene encoding microtubule-associated protein 2 isoform X1, translating into MADDRKDEAKAPHWTSAQLTEASAHPHPPEIKDQGGAGEGLVRSANGFPYREDEEGAFGEHGSQSTYSDTKENGINGELTSADRETAEEVSARIVQVVTAEAVAVLKGEQEKEAEHKVQPAALPLAAEETPNLPPSPPPSPASEQTVTVEEEEETLEGTMAEEEKPATLPGKECGAAKASDQSKGLSEGQVESSAEAQIVPEESAPAGAPQEKSVKEVSEVSPEVKIPSSAGEGLLPASKMEFHDQQELTPSPAEPLDKKEKESEEQSKPGEDLKHAALASQPETTKTSPDKKDTQGTEEEKAPTALFGHALGAGLEDMKQKTEPSLVVPGIDLSAEPPAPKEQKDWFIEMPVEAKKDEWGLAAPISPGPLTPMKGKDVFEDIPKWEGKQFDSPMPSPFQAGSFTLPLDVIKNEIVAEASPFAPALLQPDDKKSLEETSGPVTAKDSSKAEEPHKDKPDKMAEAPASEAITLPKDAHIPTVEEYVPEKVLGEEKGAIKQESVQKTEISTLSGQEATLTEKESQLKLEEKTTISDKEAMPKESEPPKLTDEETGIIQPSVEHTLSKEEQKGQDTTRDTLKQDSFPVSLEQTVTDSAMTSKTLEKVMTEPAAVSEQSATQDLFQEKVADKDHKVEGVGAETSAELDMPFYEDKSGMSKYFETSALKEEVTKSIQPGSDYYELSDTRESAQEPFDTVSPAYKNGDKGLQAGKEPQPSAPAQEAGYSTLAQSYPSEVPEEPSSPQERMFTIDPKVYGEKRDLHSKNKDDLTLSRSLGLGGRSAIEQRSMSINLPMSCLDSIALGFNFGRGHDLSPLASDILTNTSGSMDEGDDYLPATTPALEKAPCFPVESKEEEEQIEGEKATGEENAQVETSCESPFLAKDYYKNGTVMAPDLPEMLDLAGTRSRLASVSADAEVARRKSVPSETVVEESSAGLPPVTDENHVVVKTDSQLEDLGYCVFNKYTVPLPSPVQDSENLSGESGSFYEGTDDKMRRDLATDLSLIEVKLAAAGRVKDEFGAEKEVSPHIPGDKSVLGREFDQERKANDKLDTVLEKSEEHADAKEHAKATEEASDKVETFGLGVTYEHPSTKELPVSKDTSPPAAEKAETGLSSVPEIAEVEPSKKAEPELDVIAQKADQGQLDVKISDFGQMAAGLTIDAGKATELQLEATQDLTPSSAVPQEGDMFLSVDPGHMKEGTKTSETEIKEKVAKPDLVHQEAVDKEESYESSGEHESLTMESLKADEGKKETSPESSLIQDEIAIKLSVEIPCAPAVSEADLAPDERADVQMEFIQQPKEESKEAPDISVTPSDVTEPLPKAIGAEPAEVQSEEEEIEARGEYDKLLFRSDTLQITDLGIAGVREEFVETCPGEHKGVIESVVTIEDDFITVVQTTTEEGESGSHSVRFAALEQPEVERRPSPHAEEELEVEEAAEAQAEPKDGSPEAPASPEREEVALSEYKTETYDDYKDETTIDDSIMDADSLWVDTQDDDRSIMTEQLETIPKEEKAEKEARRPSLEKHRKEKPFKTGRGRISTPERKIAKKEPSTVSRDEVRRKKAVYKKAELAKKTEVQAHSPSRKFILKPAIKYTRPTHLSCVKRKTTATGGETTQASSVFKQAKDKVSNSTLSKIPAFQGSSKSPRCSSACLSTSKRATFSDSFSIKPTSAGSTDRLPFSESGNKDGVTKSPEKRSSLPRPSSILPPRRGVSGDREENSFSLNSSISSSARRTTRSEPIRRAGKSGTSTPTTPGSTAITPGTPPSYSSRTPGTPGTPSYPRTPHTPGTPKSAILVPSEKKVAIIRTPPKSPATPKQLRLINQPLPDLKNVKSKIGSTDNIKYQPKGGQVRILNKKIDFSKVQSRCGSKDNIKHSAGGGNVQIVTKKIDLSHVTSKCGSLKNIRHRPGGGRVKIESVKLDFKEKAQAKVGSLDNAHHVPGGGNVKIDSQKLNFREHAKARVDHGAEIITQSPGRSSVASPRRLSNVSSSGSINLLESPQLATLAEDVTAALAKQGL
- the MAP2 gene encoding microtubule-associated protein 2 isoform X10; this translates as MADDRKDEAKAPHWTSAQLTEASAHPHPPEIKDQGGAGEGLVRSANGFPYREDEEGAFGEHGSQSTYSDTKENGINGELTSADRETAEEVSARIVQVVTAEAVAVLKGEQEKEAEHKVQPAALPLAAEETPNLPPSPPPSPASEQTVTVEEGLLPASKMEFHDQQELTPSPAEPLDKKEKESEEQSKPGEDLKHAALASQPETTKTSPDKKDTQGTEEEKAPTALFGHALGAGLEDMKQKTEPSLVVPGIDLSAEPPAPKEQKDWFIEMPVEAKKDEWGLAAPISPGPLTPMKGKDVFEDIPKWEGKQFDSPMPSPFQAGSFTLPLDVIKNEIVAEASPFAPALLQPDDKKSLEETSGPVTAKDSSKAEEPHKDKPDKMAEAPASEAITLPKDAHIPTVEEYVPEKVLGEEKGAIKQESVQKTEISTLSGQEATLTEKESQLKLEEKTTISDKEAMPKESEPPKLTDEETGIIQPSVEHTLSKEEQKGQDTTRDTLKQDSFPVSLEQTVTDSAMTSKTLEKVMTEPAAVSEQSATQDLFQEKVADKDHKVEGVGAETSAELDMPFYEDKSGMSKYFETSALKEEVTKSIQPGSDYYELSDTRESAQEPFDTVSPAYKNGDKGLQAGKEPQPSAPAQEAGYSTLAQSYPSEVPEEPSSPQERMFTIDPKVYGEKRDLHSKNKDDLTLSRSLGLGGRSAIEQRSMSINLPMSCLDSIALGFNFGRGHDLSPLASDILTNTSGSMDEGDDYLPATTPALEKAPCFPVESKEEEEQIEGEKATGEENAQVETSCESPFLAKDYYKNGTVMAPDLPEMLDLAGTRSRLASVSADAEVARRKSVPSETVVEESSAGLPPVTDENHVVVKTDSQLEDLGYCVFNKYTVPLPSPVQDSENLSGESGSFYEGTDDKMRRDLATDLSLIEVKLAAAGRVKDEFGAEKEVSPHIPGDKSVLGREFDQERKANDKLDTVLEKSEEHADAKEHAKATEEASDKVETFGLGVTYEHPSTKELPVSKDTSPPAAEKAETGLSSVPEIAEVEPSKKAEPELDVIAQKADQGQLDVKISDFGQMAAGLTIDAGKATELQLEATQDLTPSSAVPQEGDMFLSVDPGHMKEGTKTSETEIKEKVAKPDLVHQEAVDKEESYESSGEHESLTMESLKADEGKKETSPESSLIQDEIAIKLSVEIPCAPAVSEADLAPDERADVQMEFIQQPKEESKEAPDISVTPSDVTEPLPKAIGAEPAEVQSEEEEIEARGEYDKLLFRSDTLQITDLGIAGVREEFVETCPGEHKGVIESVVTIEDDFITVVQTTTEEGESGSHSVRFAALEQPEVERRPSPHAEEELEVEEAAEAQAEPKDGSPEAPASPEREEVALSEYKTETYDDYKDETTIDDSIMDADSLWVDTQDDDRSIMTEQLETIPKEEKAEKEARRPSLEKHRKEKPFKTGRGRISTPERKIAKKEPSTVSRDEVRRKKAVYKKAELAKKTEVQAHSPSRKFILKPAIKYTRPTHLSCVKRKTTATGGETTQASSVFKQAKDKVSNSTLSKIPAFQGSSKSPRCSSACLSTSKRATFSDSFSIKPTSAGSTDRLPFSESGNKDGVTKSPEKRSSLPRPSSILPPRRGVSGDREENSFSLNSSISSSARRTTRSEPIRRAGKSGTSTPTTPGSTAITPGTPPSYSSRTPGTPGTPSYPRTPHTPGTPKSAILVPSEKKVAIIRTPPKSPATPKQLRLINQPLPDLKNVKSKIGSTDNIKYQPKGGQVRILNKKIDFSKVQSRCGSKDNIKHSAGGGNVQIVTKKIDLSHVTSKCGSLKNIRHRPGGGRVKIESVKLDFKEKAQAKVGSLDNAHHVPGGGNVKIDSQKLNFREHAKARVDHGAEIITQSPGRSSVASPRRLSNVSSSGSINLLESPQLATLAEDVTAALAKQGL
- the MAP2 gene encoding microtubule-associated protein 2 isoform X34, with the protein product MADDRKDEAKAPHWTSAQLTEASAHPHPPEIKDQGGAGEGLVRSANGFPYREDEEGAFGEHGSQSTYSDTKENGINGELTSADRETAEEVSARIVQVVTAEAVAVLKGEQEKEAEHKVQPAALPLAEETPNLPPSPPPSPASEQTVTVEEEEETLEGTMAEEEKPATLPGKECGAAKASDQSKGLSEGQVESSAEAQIVPEESAPAGAPQEKSVKEVSEVSPEVKIPSSAGEGLLPASKMEFHDQQELTPSPAEPLDKKEKESEEQSKPGEDLKHAALASQPETTKTSPDKKDTQGTEEEKAPTALFGHALGAGLEDMKQKTEPSLVVPGIDLSAEPPAPKEQKDWFIEMPVEAKKDEWGLAAPISPGPLTPMKGKDVFEDIPKWEGKQFDSPMPSPFQAGSFTLPLDVIKNEIVAEASPFAPALLQPDDKKSLEETSGPVTAKDSSKAEEPHKDKPDKMAEAPASEAITLPKDAHIPTVEEYVPEKVLGEEKGAIKQESVQKTEISTLSGQEATLTEKESQLKLEEKTTISDKEAMPKESEPPKLTDEETGIIQPSVEHTLSKEEQKGQDTTRDTLKQDSFPVSLEQTVTDSAMTSKTLEKVMTEPAAVSEQSATQDLFQEKVADKDHKVEGVGAETSAELDMPFYEDKSGMSKYFETSALKEEVTKSIQPGSDYYELSDTRESAQEPFDTVSPAYKNGDKGLQAGKEPQPSAPAQEAGYSTLAQSYPSEVPEEPSSPQERMFTIDPKVYGEKRDLHSKNKDDLTLSRSLGLGGRSAIEQRSMSINLPMSCLDSIALGFNFGRGHDLSPLASDILTNTSGSMDEGDDYLPATTPALEKAPCFPVESKEEEEQIEGEKATGEENAQVETSCESPFLAKDYYKNGTVMAPDLPEMLDLAGTRSRLASVSADAEVARRKSVPSETVVEESSAGLPPVTDENHVVVKTDSQLEDLGYCVFNKYTVPLPSPVQDSENLSGESGSFYEGTDDKMRRDLATDLSLIEVKLAAAGRVKDEFGAEKEVSPHIPGDKSVLGREFDQERKANDKLDTVLEKSEEHADAKEHAKATEEASDKVETFGLGVTYEHPSTKELPVSKDTSPPAAEKAETGLSSVPEIAEVEPSKKAEPELDVIAQKADQGQLDVKISDFGQMAAGLTIDAGKATELQLEATQDLTPSSAVPQEGDMFLSVDPGHMKEGTKTSETEIKEKVAKPDLVHQEAVDKEESYESSGEHESLTMESLKADEGKKETSPESSLIQDEIAIKLSVEIPCAPAVSEADLAPDERADVQMEFIQQPKEESKEAPDISVTPSDVTEPLPKAIGAEPAEVQSEEEEIEARGEYDKLLFRSDTLQITDLGIAGVREEFVETCPGEHKGVIESVVTIEDDFITVVQTTTEEGESGSHSVRFAALEQPEVERRPSPHAEEELEVEEAAEAQAEPKDGSPEAPASPEREEVALSEYKTETYDDYKDETTIDDSIMDADSLWVDTQDDDRSIMTEQLETIPKEEKAEKEARRPSLEKHRKEKPFKTGRGRISTPERKIAKKEPSTVSRDEVRRKKVYKKAELAKKTEVQAHSPSRKFILKPAIKYTRPTHLSCVKRKTTATGGETTQASSVFKQAKDKVSDGVTKSPEKRSSLPRPSSILPPRRGVSGDREENSFSLNSSISSSARRTTRSEPIRRAGKSGTSTPTTPGSTAITPGTPPSYSSRTPGTPGTPSYPRTPHTPGTPKSAILVPSEKKVAIIRTPPKSPATPKQLRLINQPLPDLKNVKSKIGSTDNIKYQPKGGQVQIVTKKIDLSHVTSKCGSLKNIRHRPGGGRVKIESVKLDFKEKAQAKVGSLDNAHHVPGGGNVKIDSQKLNFREHAKARVDHGAEIITQSPGRSSVASPRRLSNVSSSGSINLLESPQLATLAEDVTAALAKQGL
- the MAP2 gene encoding microtubule-associated protein 2 isoform X8, whose amino-acid sequence is MADDRKDEAKAPHWTSAQLTEASAHPHPPEIKDQGGAGEGLVRSANGFPYREDEEGAFGEHGSQSTYSDTKENGINGELTSADRETAEEVSARIVQVVTAEAVAVLKGEQEKEAEHKVQPAALPLAAEETPNLPPSPPPSPASEQTVTVEEEEETLEGTMAEEEKPATLPGKECGAAKASDQSKGLSEGQVESSAEAQIVPEESAPAGAPQEKSVKEVSEVSPEVKIPSSAGEGLLPASKMEFHDQQELTPSPAEPLDKKEKESEEQSKPGEDLKHAALASQPETTKTSPDKKDTQGTEEEKAPTALFGHALGAGLEDMKQKTEPSLVVPGIDLSAEPPAPKEQKDWFIEMPVEAKKDEWGLAAPISPGPLTPMKGKDVFEDIPKWEGKQFDSPMPSPFQAGSFTLPLDVIKNEIVAEASPFAPALLQPDDKKSLEETSGPVTAKDSSKAEEPHKDKPDKMAEAPASEAITLPKDAHIPTVEEYVPEKVLGEEKGAIKQESVQKTEISTLSGQEATLTEKESQLKLEEKTTISDKEAMPKESEPPKLTDEETGIIQPSVEHTLSKEEQKGQDTTRDTLKQDSFPVSLEQTVTDSAMTSKTLEKVMTEPAAVSEQSATQDLFQEKVADKDHKVEGVGAETSAELDMPFYEDKSGMSKYFETSALKEEVTKSIQPGSDYYELSDTRESAQEPFDTVSPAYKNGDKGLQAGKEPQPSAPAQEAGYSTLAQSYPSEVPEEPSSPQERMFTIDPKVYGEKRDLHSKNKDDLTLSRSLGLGGRSAIEQRSMSINLPMSCLDSIALGFNFGRGHDLSPLASDILTNTSGSMDEGDDYLPATTPALEKAPCFPVESKEEEEQIEGEKATGEENAQVETSCESPFLAKDYYKNGTVMAPDLPEMLDLAGTRSRLASVSADAEVARRKSVPSETVVEESSAGLPPVTDENHVVVKTDSQLEDLGYCVFNKYTVPLPSPVQDSENLSGESGSFYEGTDDKMRRDLATDLSLIEVKLAAAGRVKDEFGAEKEVSPHIPGDKSVLGREFDQERKANDKLDTVLEKSEEHADAKEHAKATEEASDKVETFGLGVTYEHPSTKELPVSKDTSPPAAEKAETGLSSVPEIAEVEPSKKAEPELDVIAQKADQGQLDVKISDFGQMAAGLTIDAGKATELQLEATQDLTPSSAVPQEGDMFLSVDPGHMKEGTKTSETEIKEKVAKPDLVHQEAVDKEESYESSGEHESLTMESLKADEGKKETSPESSLIQDEIAIKLSVEIPCAPAVSEADLAPDERADVQMEFIQQPKEESKEAPDISVTPSDVTEPLPKAIGAEPAEVQSEEEEIEARGEYDKLLFRSDTLQITDLGIAGVREEFVETCPGEHKGVIESVVTIEDDFITVVQTTTEEGESGSHSVRFAALEQPEVERRPSPHAEEELEVEEAAEAQAEPKDGSPEAPASPEREEVALSEYKTETYDDYKDETTIDDSIMDADSLWVDTQDDDRSIMTEQLETIPKEEKAEKEARRPSLEKHRKEKPFKTGRGRISTPERKIAKKEPSTVSRDEVRRKKAVYKKAELAKKTEVQAHSPSRKFILKPAIKYTRPTHLSCVKRKTTATGGETTQASSVFKQAKDKVSDGVTKSPEKRSSLPRPSSILPPRRGVSGDREENSFSLNSSISSSARRTTRSEPIRRAGKSGTSTPTTPGSTAITPGTPPSYSSRTPGTPGTPSYPRTPHTPGTPKSAILVPSEKKVAIIRTPPKSPATPKQLRLINQPLPDLKNVKSKIGSTDNIKYQPKGGQVRILNKKIDFSKVQSRCGSKDNIKHSAGGGNVQIVTKKIDLSHVTSKCGSLKNIRHRPGGGRVKIESVKLDFKEKAQAKVGSLDNAHHVPGGGNVKIDSQKLNFREHAKARVDHGAEIITQSPGRSSVASPRRLSNVSSSGSINLLESPQLATLAEDVTAALAKQGL
- the MAP2 gene encoding microtubule-associated protein 2 isoform X14; this encodes MADDRKDEAKAPHWTSAQLTEASAHPHPPEIKDQGGAGEGLVRSANGFPYREDEEGAFGEHGSQSTYSDTKENGINGELTSADRETAEEVSARIVQVVTAEAVAVLKGEQEKEAEHKVQPAALPLAAEETPNLPPSPPPSPASEQTVTVEEEEETLEGTMAEEEKPATLPGKECGAAKASDQSKGLSEGQVESSAEAQIVPEESAPAGAPQEKSVKEVSEVSPEVKIPSSAGEGLLPASKMEFHDQQELTPSPAEPLDKKEKESEEQSKPGEDLKHAALASQPETTKTSPDKKDTQGTEEEKAPTALFGHALGAGLEDMKQKTEPSLVVPGIDLSAEPPAPKEQKDWFIEMPVEAKKDEWGLAAPISPGPLTPMKGKDVFEDIPKWEGKQFDSPMPSPFQAGSFTLPLDVIKNEIVAEASPFAPALLQPDDKKSLEETSGPVTAKDSSKAEEPHKDKPDKMAEAPASEAITLPKDAHIPTVEEYVPEKVLGEEKGAIKQESVQKTEISTLSGQEATLTEKESQLKLEEKTTISDKEAMPKESEPPKLTDEETGIIQPSVEHTLSKEEQKGQDTTRDTLKQDSFPVSLEQTVTDSAMTSKTLEKVMTEPAAVSEQSATQDLFQEKVADKDHKVEGVGAETSAELDMPFYEDKSGMSKYFETSALKEEVTKSIQPGSDYYELSDTRESAQEPFDTVSPAYKNGDKGLQAGKEPQPSAPAQEAGYSTLAQSYPSEVPEEPSSPQERMFTIDPKVYGEKRDLHSKNKDDLTLSRSLGLGGRSAIEQRSMSINLPMSCLDSIALGFNFGRGHDLSPLASDILTNTSGSMDEGDDYLPATTPALEKAPCFPVESKEEEEQIEGEKATGEENAQVETSCESPFLAKDYYKNGTVMAPDLPEMLDLAGTRSRLASVSADAEVARRKSVPSETVVEESSAGLPPVTDENHVVVKTDSQLEDLGYCVFNKYTVPLPSPVQDSENLSGESGSFYEGTDDKMRRDLATDLSLIEVKLAAAGRVKDEFGAEKEVSPHIPGDKSVLGREFDQERKANDKLDTVLEKSEEHADAKEHAKATEEASDKVETFGLGVTYEHPSTKELPVSKDTSPPAAEKAETGLSSVPEIAEVEPSKKAEPELDVIAQKADQGQLDVKISDFGQMAAGLTIDAGKATELQLEATQDLTPSSAVPQEGDMFLSVDPGHMKEGTKTSETEIKEKVAKPDLVHQEAVDKEESYESSGEHESLTMESLKADEGKKETSPESSLIQDEIAIKLSVEIPCAPAVSEADLAPDERADVQMEFIQQPKEESKEAPDISVTPSDVTEPLPKAIGAEPAEVQSEEEEIEARGEYDKLLFRSDTLQITDLGIAGVREEFVETCPGEHKGVIESVVTIEDDFITVVQTTTEEGESGSHSVRFAALEQPEVERRPSPHAEEELEVEEAAEAQAEPKDGSPEAPASPEREEVALSEYKTETYDDYKDETTIDDSIMDADSLWVDTQDDDRSIMTEQLETIPKEEKAEKEARRPSLEKHRKEKPFKTGRGRISTPERKIAKKEPSTVSRDEVRRKKAVYKKAELAKKTEVQAHSPSRKFILKPAIKYTRPTHLSCVKRKTTATGGETTQASSVFKQAKDKVSDGVTKSPEKRSSLPRPSSILPPRRGVSGDREENSFSLNSSISSSARRTTRSEPIRRAGKSGTSTPTTPGSTAITPGTPPSYSSRTPGTPGTPSYPRTPHTPGTPKSAILVPSEKKVAIIRTPPKSPATPKQLRLINQPLPDLKNVKSKIGSTDNIKYQPKGGQVQIVTKKIDLSHVTSKCGSLKNIRHRPGGGRVKIESVKLDFKEKAQAKVGSLDNAHHVPGGGNVKIDSQKLNFREHAKARVDHGAEIITQSPGRSSVASPRRLSNVSSSGSINLLESPQLATLAEDVTAALAKQGL